In Eleginops maclovinus isolate JMC-PN-2008 ecotype Puerto Natales chromosome 10, JC_Emac_rtc_rv5, whole genome shotgun sequence, the following proteins share a genomic window:
- the ube2ib gene encoding SUMO-conjugating enzyme UBC9-A, whose product MSGIALSRLAQERKAWRKDHPFGFVAVPTKNPDGTMNLMNWECAIPGKKGTPWEGGLFKLRMLFKDDYPSSPPKCKFEPPLFHPNVYPSGTVCLSILEEDKDWRPAITIKQILLGIQELLNEPNIQDPAQAEAYTIYCQNRVEYEKRVRAQAKKFSPS is encoded by the exons ATGTCAGGCATTGCATTGAGCCGGCTTGCCCAGGAGCGCAAGGCATGGCGGAAAGACCATCCTTTC GGATTTGTTGCTGTACCAACAAAAAATCCAGACGGAACCATGAATCTCATGAATTGGGAATGTGCTATTCCTGGCAAGAAAGGG ACTCCGTGGGAAGGAGGCCTGTTCAAACTGCGCATGTTGTTCAAGGATGACTATCCTTCATCGCCTCCAAAAT GTAAATTTGAGCCTCCACTCTTTCACCCAAATGTGTATCCATCAGGCACAGTATGCCTATCAATTCTAGAGGAGGACAAGGACTGGAGACCAGCCATCACAATAAAGCAG ATCTTATTAGGTATCCAGGAACTCCTAAATGAACCAAATATCCAGGATCCAGCCCAAGCAGAGGCTTACACAATCTACTG ccaAAACAGAGTAGAATATGAAAAAAGAGTTCGAGCACAAGCCAAAAAATTCTCCCCCTCGTAA